A genomic region of Gemmata massiliana contains the following coding sequences:
- a CDS encoding tyrosine-type recombinase/integrase — MARPKNHTPTYKKHSSTGLARCWVTLGKYGSPESRAEFARIIAELATSPTPQIGPISRTGTPPAALLTIDQMLLAFLAHAERYYRGRDGEPTDEVREIRRSLLYVHKLYGHTPAAEFGPRALAAARQQMISADWCRTLINRRVERIKRAFKWAASQELVPVTMYDALRTLQGLQKGRTTAREAEPVKPVDLARVRATLPFLTAHVRAMVELQHLTGMRPGEVCALALADIDRTGDTWLYHPPFHKTAHHGKDRLIPIGPKARVVLEAFLSARVIDPAAPLFSPALAREEWGQAARAKRKSKVPPAQMNRRVSHPKKGPGTAYTVTTYGKAIRKAAERAGLPSWHPNQLRHTFATEVRKHHGLEAAQVLLGHSRADVTQVYSKRNLALALKVAAEIG; from the coding sequence ATGGCCCGTCCGAAAAACCACACCCCTACGTACAAAAAACATTCCTCAACCGGTTTGGCCCGCTGCTGGGTCACGCTCGGCAAGTACGGCTCGCCGGAGAGCCGGGCCGAGTTCGCACGCATCATCGCCGAACTCGCAACCTCACCAACCCCTCAAATCGGCCCAATCTCTCGAACCGGAACACCACCGGCCGCGCTGCTCACCATCGACCAAATGCTCCTCGCGTTCCTCGCACACGCCGAGCGTTACTACCGCGGTCGTGACGGCGAACCCACCGACGAGGTTCGCGAGATCCGGCGATCTTTGCTGTACGTCCACAAGTTGTACGGGCACACGCCGGCGGCCGAATTTGGCCCTCGTGCGCTTGCTGCAGCCCGCCAACAGATGATTTCCGCGGACTGGTGCCGCACGCTGATTAATCGACGGGTGGAGCGCATCAAGCGGGCGTTCAAGTGGGCCGCGAGTCAGGAGCTCGTCCCTGTTACTATGTACGACGCGCTCCGCACCCTCCAGGGCTTGCAGAAGGGCCGAACCACGGCCCGGGAAGCGGAACCGGTCAAGCCCGTAGATCTCGCCCGCGTGCGAGCCACCCTGCCCTTCCTCACCGCCCACGTGCGAGCGATGGTCGAACTCCAGCACCTCACCGGGATGCGGCCCGGTGAGGTGTGCGCACTTGCGCTCGCGGATATCGATCGCACCGGCGACACGTGGCTTTACCACCCCCCTTTCCACAAGACGGCGCACCACGGTAAGGATCGCCTGATCCCGATCGGCCCGAAGGCCCGTGTCGTCCTGGAAGCGTTTCTTTCCGCGCGAGTTATCGACCCCGCCGCCCCGTTGTTCAGCCCCGCACTTGCCCGTGAGGAATGGGGCCAAGCGGCCCGCGCAAAGCGCAAGAGTAAAGTCCCGCCCGCGCAGATGAACCGACGGGTTTCGCACCCGAAAAAAGGGCCGGGAACCGCATACACCGTCACCACCTATGGCAAAGCCATCCGGAAGGCTGCCGAGCGCGCGGGCCTACCGAGCTGGCACCCGAATCAACTCCGACATACCTTCGCGACCGAGGTCCGCAAGCACCACGGGCTCGAGGCCGCCCAAGTGCTGCTCGGCCACTCGCGCGCGGACGTCACCCAGGTTTACAGCAAGCGCAACCTCGCACTCGCTCTCA